The genomic stretch GGCACCGGTCCTGCACAAGGAAGACCTCGTCTTCGAACACGTCCACCCCACCCAGCGGAGCTACGCATGAGGGTCACCCTGCGCATCTGGCGCCAGCCCGGCGCCGACGCCCCCGGCGCCATGAAGACCTACGACGTCGACGGCATCTCGCCCGACATGTCGTTCCTCGAAGTCCTCGACACGCTCAACGAACGGCTCACCCTGGAGGGCGGGGACCCGGTCGCGTTCGACCACGACTGCCGCGAGGGCATCTGCGGCGCGTGCAGCCTCGTCATCGACGGCCAGGCGCACGGCCCCGAGCGCACCACCTCCTGCCAACTGCACATGCGCTCCTTCCGCGACGGCGACACCATCGACGTCGAGCCCTGGCGGGCGGCTGCCTTCCCCGTGGTGCGCGACCTCGTCGTCGACCGCGGCGCGTTCGACCGCATCATCCAGGCCGGCGGCTACGTCAGCGTGGCCACCGGCTCCGCGCCCGAGGCGCACGCCACCCCCGTGCCCAAGGCCGACGCGGACCGCGCCTTCGAGCACGCCGAGTGCATCGGCTGCGGAGCCTGCGTGGCCGCCTGCCCCAACGGCTCCGCGATGCTCTTCACCTCCGCGAAGATCAACCACCTCGGCT from Actinacidiphila yeochonensis CN732 encodes the following:
- a CDS encoding succinate dehydrogenase/fumarate reductase iron-sulfur subunit, coding for MRVTLRIWRQPGADAPGAMKTYDVDGISPDMSFLEVLDTLNERLTLEGGDPVAFDHDCREGICGACSLVIDGQAHGPERTTSCQLHMRSFRDGDTIDVEPWRAAAFPVVRDLVVDRGAFDRIIQAGGYVSVATGSAPEAHATPVPKADADRAFEHAECIGCGACVAACPNGSAMLFTSAKINHLGSLPQGAPERETRVLDMVAQMDAEGFGGCTLTGECATACPKGIPLMSITSMNREWLRANRKATRR